From Jeotgalibaca dankookensis, one genomic window encodes:
- a CDS encoding initiation-control protein YabA produces MDKRALFDKLYRAESRISSVSEDLREIQENLAQLMEENTNLQIENQHLRDRVDYLNKQIEQEALASEPEMSKSRLNLQKLYEDGFHVCNVYYGSRRVNDESCVFCLDVIYGERGNHLDG; encoded by the coding sequence ATGGATAAACGAGCTTTATTTGATAAACTATATCGTGCTGAAAGTCGTATTTCTTCTGTAAGTGAAGATTTACGTGAAATTCAAGAGAATTTGGCACAATTAATGGAAGAAAATACGAATTTACAGATAGAAAATCAACATTTACGCGACCGAGTTGATTATTTAAACAAACAAATCGAACAAGAGGCACTAGCATCTGAACCAGAAATGTCAAAATCACGATTAAATTTACAAAAATTATACGAAGATGGTTTTCACGTTTGTAACGTTTATTACGGGAGTCGCCGTGTCAATGATGAATCATGTGTCTTTTGTCTAGACGTTATTTACGGGGAGCGGGGCAATCACCTTGATGGATAA
- a CDS encoding PSP1 domain-containing protein, protein MKQAMGIRFIQNGPIMYFEKSETNYQVADKVIVKQGAYDEFGEVVIASVACQEGDILQSANLIQRKATAKDLLRHVETTRDAAEALQLAKQEARRLKMDMKMIGSIYSFDRQKLTFLFSAPKRIDFRAFVRELATVFRVRIELRQIGARDESKYLGGIGPCGRPLCCSTFLADFFPVSIRMAKNQGLSLNNAKLSGLCGRLLCCLEYENDMYEALKKTMPDYGTTIETPEGKGKVVGLDILAQIITVTLFKERKTVQYAWEELAPTAT, encoded by the coding sequence ATGAAACAAGCAATGGGTATAAGATTTATACAAAATGGTCCTATAATGTATTTTGAAAAAAGTGAAACCAACTACCAAGTAGCTGACAAAGTCATCGTCAAGCAAGGGGCGTATGATGAATTTGGTGAGGTTGTGATTGCTTCTGTAGCATGTCAAGAAGGAGATATCCTCCAATCGGCAAATCTGATTCAGCGTAAAGCGACTGCTAAAGACTTGCTGCGTCATGTTGAGACAACACGTGATGCGGCAGAAGCCCTCCAACTGGCTAAGCAAGAAGCGAGAAGACTGAAGATGGATATGAAGATGATAGGTAGTATTTACTCTTTCGATCGTCAAAAACTGACTTTTCTTTTCAGTGCACCTAAGCGAATTGATTTTAGGGCGTTTGTACGAGAATTAGCAACGGTTTTCCGAGTTCGCATTGAGCTACGCCAGATTGGTGCGCGTGATGAGTCTAAATATTTAGGTGGAATCGGGCCATGTGGGCGTCCCCTTTGTTGCTCAACCTTTTTAGCGGACTTCTTCCCAGTTTCTATTCGAATGGCAAAAAATCAAGGGTTGAGTTTAAACAATGCGAAGTTATCGGGTCTATGCGGACGCTTATTATGCTGTTTGGAGTATGAAAATGACATGTATGAAGCCTTGAAAAAAACCATGCCGGACTATGGAACAACAATTGAGACACCAGAGGGTAAAGGAAAAGTAGTCGGATTAGATATCTTAGCGCAAATTATTACAGTAACCTTGTTCAAAGAAAGAAAAACAGTGCAATATGCTTGGGAAGAGCTAGCTCCAACAGCAACTTAA